Proteins encoded together in one Candidatus Lariskella endosymbiont of Epinotia ramella window:
- the petA gene encoding ubiquinol-cytochrome c reductase iron-sulfur subunit, whose protein sequence is MQESESGTTRRDFVVMAATAVGCAGAAAATVPFIRSMSPDAGVLALSSVEVDVSNMIPGEMKTVMWSGRPVFIFRRTEEAIKEARDVDINTLKDPQLDEDRVIKGNDEWLIVVGICTHLGCVPVGHKGDYDGWFCPCHGSQYDTSGRIRKGPAPSNLEVPKYEFISKTKIKIG, encoded by the coding sequence ATGCAAGAAAGTGAATCTGGTACGACACGTAGAGATTTTGTAGTGATGGCTGCAACTGCAGTTGGTTGTGCTGGAGCTGCTGCAGCTACCGTTCCGTTTATCAGATCTATGAGCCCTGATGCTGGAGTGCTTGCGCTTAGCAGCGTAGAAGTAGATGTTTCGAATATGATACCTGGAGAAATGAAAACTGTTATGTGGTCCGGCCGCCCAGTTTTTATATTCAGAAGAACTGAGGAGGCAATAAAAGAAGCAAGGGATGTTGATATTAATACTTTAAAAGATCCTCAATTAGATGAGGATAGAGTAATAAAAGGGAACGATGAGTGGCTGATAGTCGTTGGTATCTGCACACACCTTGGCTGCGTCCCAGTAGGGCATAAGGGAGATTATGATGGTTGGTTTTGTCCTTGCCATGGTTCTCAATATGATACTTCAGGTAGAATAAGAAAGGGGCCTGCGCCTTCAAACTTAGAAGTGCCAAAATATGAATTTATTAGTAAGACGAAAATCAAGATAGGATGA
- the rplQ gene encoding 50S ribosomal protein L17: MYHGRRQRKFSRYSAHRKSMLMNLSRSLIEHEQIMTTLPKAKDMRPVVEKIITLAKKNNLHARRRAMAFFGNSGAPIVAKLFSELASRYKDRNGGYTRILKAGFRQGDCAPVAYISLLP, from the coding sequence ATGTATCACGGGAGAAGACAGCGTAAGTTTAGTCGTTATAGTGCGCACAGAAAGTCTATGTTGATGAATCTTTCTAGGTCTTTGATTGAGCATGAGCAAATTATGACAACATTGCCTAAAGCTAAAGATATGAGGCCTGTTGTGGAAAAAATTATAACACTTGCGAAAAAAAACAATCTACATGCAAGACGTAGAGCTATGGCGTTCTTTGGAAATAGTGGAGCTCCCATAGTTGCCAAATTATTCAGTGAACTTGCATCTCGTTATAAAGATAGAAATGGTGGGTATACTAGAATCTTGAAAGCTGGTTTTAGGCAGGGTGACTGCGCACCTGTAGCTTATATTTCTTTATTGCCATAA
- a CDS encoding IS3 family transposase (programmed frameshift), translated as MSKKKNYTAEFKAKVALDAIQSQKGKAEICSEYKIPATNLYDWKDKAIRDLYQLFIPESEYTKKQKLSEQEIEKLHKIIGEISIENNFLKKKLPEINYEERKNMLEICADISIRRQAELLNIPRTKLYYKPVISDESEIANLIREIYLLSDCRYGYRKITADLHNQGKIINAKKVLRIMQEMEIEGLYPKSYRNTTIKNPEHKIYPYLLSGIEINRINQVWASDITYIKINGKFMYFTAIIDLHSRYIIGYDLSYSLEAGFCIALLERALATRVPEIFNTDQGSQYTSSEFIQKLQLKNVSISMDHVGRCFDNIYVERLWRTLKQEVIYYYRPDDIGSLEKRIEEFVPWYNNTRLHQALKYRTPASIYLS; from the exons ATGAGTAAAAAGAAAAATTATACGGCTGAATTTAAGGCAAAAGTGGCTCTAGATGCCATACAAAGTCAAAAGGGGAAAGCTGAAATATGTAGTGAATACAAAATTCCTGCAACTAATTTATATGACTGGAAAGATAAGGCTATCAGGGATTTGTATCAGCTTTTTATTCCAGAAAGTGAGTATACAAAAAAGCAAAAACTCTCTGAGCAAGAAATAGAAAAATTGCATAAAATTATTGGCGAGATAAGCATTGAAAATAATTTTCTCAAAAAAAAATTGC CAGAAATAAATTATGAAGAGAGAAAAAATATGTTAGAAATTTGTGCTGATATTTCTATAAGAAGACAAGCTGAGTTGCTGAATATTCCTAGAACTAAGTTGTATTACAAGCCAGTGATAAGTGATGAAAGTGAGATTGCAAATCTCATTAGGGAAATTTATTTATTATCAGATTGTAGATACGGGTATCGCAAGATAACAGCTGATTTGCATAACCAAGGTAAGATCATCAATGCTAAAAAGGTACTGAGAATAATGCAAGAAATGGAGATAGAAGGCTTATATCCTAAGAGCTATAGAAATACTACTATAAAGAATCCTGAACATAAAATTTATCCTTATTTACTATCAGGAATTGAAATCAATAGGATAAATCAAGTATGGGCAAGTGATATTACATATATAAAAATTAATGGCAAGTTCATGTATTTCACGGCTATTATTGATTTACACAGTAGATATATTATAGGCTATGATTTATCATATTCTCTGGAAGCAGGATTTTGCATAGCATTATTAGAAAGGGCATTGGCAACAAGAGTTCCAGAGATATTTAATACTGATCAAGGTTCGCAATATACCAGTAGTGAATTTATACAAAAATTACAACTAAAAAATGTAAGCATCAGTATGGATCATGTTGGCAGGTGTTTTGATAATATATATGTAGAAAGACTTTGGAGAACTTTAAAGCAAGAAGTGATCTATTATTATAGACCTGATGATATAGGCAGCTTGGAAAAAAGGATAGAAGAATTTGTACCTTGGTATAACAACACAAGGTTACATCAAGCTTTAAAATATAGAACACCAGCTTCTATATATTTAAGCTAA
- a CDS encoding IS256 family transposase — MGSTIIYTIFDKDSSEHLGYNKYDRSETENCRNGHYNKNLITENGSIELNIPRDREGKFAPVIVSKNQTRIDGLDQKIISLYAKGMSLSDIKIQLQELYGAEVSESLISRVTDDVIDEVRIWQSRPLEPLYPIVYFDCLIVKVRQDKQIINKSVYVALGIDLQGRKDILGLWISENEGSKFWLSNFTELKNRGLKDILIACSDNLTGMSEAICASYPKTEHQLCIVHQIRNSLKYVSYKDRKLLASDLKLIYSSATEDEAHLALESFDKKWSKRYPHIAKSWYNNWENLVIFLQYPESIRKIIYTTNAIESLNSQLRKVTRNKRVFPNDDSVFKVLYLTIDYITKKWTMPISNWNEAMAHFIIKFDGRF, encoded by the coding sequence ATAGGCTCTACTATAATTTACACAATCTTTGATAAAGACTCGTCTGAACACTTAGGTTATAACAAATATGATAGGTCTGAAACTGAGAATTGCAGGAATGGTCATTATAATAAGAATTTGATTACTGAGAATGGCAGTATCGAGTTAAATATTCCGCGAGATAGAGAAGGTAAATTTGCACCTGTAATTGTCTCCAAGAATCAAACAAGAATAGATGGTTTAGATCAAAAGATAATATCTCTGTATGCCAAGGGGATGAGTTTGTCTGATATCAAGATCCAATTACAAGAATTATATGGAGCAGAAGTTAGTGAGAGTTTAATTAGTAGGGTTACAGATGATGTAATTGATGAGGTTAGAATTTGGCAGAGTAGACCTCTTGAACCATTATATCCTATAGTATATTTTGATTGTTTAATAGTTAAGGTAAGGCAAGATAAACAGATAATTAATAAATCAGTATATGTTGCGCTGGGTATAGATTTACAGGGCCGGAAAGATATTTTAGGATTATGGATAAGTGAGAATGAAGGATCTAAATTCTGGCTTAGTAATTTTACTGAATTGAAGAATCGAGGATTAAAAGATATATTAATTGCCTGTAGTGATAACCTGACTGGTATGTCTGAAGCTATATGCGCAAGTTATCCCAAAACTGAGCATCAGCTTTGTATAGTACATCAAATTAGAAATAGCCTGAAGTATGTATCATATAAAGACAGAAAATTATTGGCATCAGATTTAAAGCTTATTTATAGCTCTGCTACTGAAGATGAAGCGCATCTTGCCCTAGAATCTTTTGATAAGAAATGGAGTAAACGATATCCACATATAGCAAAATCCTGGTATAATAATTGGGAGAATCTTGTAATATTTCTGCAATATCCAGAGAGTATCCGTAAGATAATTTACACTACAAATGCTATAGAATCGCTGAATAGTCAGTTGAGAAAAGTTACAAGAAATAAGCGTGTTTTCCCAAATGATGATTCGGTATTCAAGGTTTTATACCTAACGATTGATTATATTACCAAAAAATGGACCATGCCTATCTCTAACTGGAATGAAGCTATGGCTCATTTTATAATCAAATTTGATGGGAGATTTTAA
- the pth gene encoding aminoacyl-tRNA hydrolase produces MFDLVVGLGNPGSGYATTRHNIGFMIVDAMHNEYGVQGWKKKFNSEIAKITVEDKHLMLAKPMAYMNNSGDAVAAIMRFYKIAISRVLVIHDDLDLDFSRIKFKVGGGSGGHNGIKSIDKICGNGYGRLRFGVSKPSYADASSHVLSGFSAEEVYILSQSVENIVRNIDFLLSGRSDSFMNLYVAKKFGVDLK; encoded by the coding sequence ATGTTTGATTTAGTTGTAGGTCTCGGCAACCCTGGCTCAGGTTATGCAACGACGCGACATAATATAGGTTTTATGATAGTGGATGCTATGCATAACGAATATGGAGTGCAAGGTTGGAAAAAAAAATTTAACAGTGAGATTGCAAAAATTACTGTTGAGGATAAACACTTGATGCTAGCAAAGCCCATGGCTTACATGAATAACTCAGGAGATGCAGTTGCGGCTATCATGCGATTTTATAAAATTGCTATAAGTCGTGTACTTGTGATTCATGATGATTTAGACTTGGACTTCTCGCGAATAAAGTTCAAAGTAGGTGGTGGTAGTGGTGGTCACAATGGTATAAAATCTATAGATAAAATATGCGGTAATGGATATGGACGTTTGAGATTTGGAGTATCAAAACCTAGTTATGCAGATGCATCTTCACACGTACTTTCTGGATTTAGTGCGGAGGAAGTGTATATTTTATCTCAGTCTGTGGAGAATATTGTGCGTAACATTGATTTTCTGTTATCAGGACGTTCTGATTCATTCATGAACTTGTACGTTGCTAAAAAATTTGGTGTGGATTTAAAGTAG
- a CDS encoding sugar phosphate nucleotidyltransferase, with protein MLKLQSDIASSKEVVPVILCGGVGKRVWPLSSDKMPKQFLKIESEHSSLQETIKRFTSNCFKKPIIMTALQYETFVEQDLLELEVDYEIIFLEENQRNTAMPSILAALYIELIYGDALMLIAPSDHYISPNFAMNSVIEQAISFTEDSIVIFGIKPNSPSTEYGYIRVGNIIKHDIAYEVKSFKEKPDIESAISYIQSGEYFWNSGYFLVKASKYLSVIYDLEPEILRYCKEVFADKVKNKIYNLRAINTEYVKSSINRLQRMNVAYENIECLGTASNKSIDEILSKSRCELMTMVELKEIEWADLGSWKSRFEVSKKDAKNNFIAGKSLYQRLCKL; from the coding sequence ATGTTGAAATTGCAAAGTGATATTGCCTCGTCTAAAGAGGTGGTGCCAGTGATTCTATGTGGTGGAGTAGGAAAACGTGTGTGGCCACTTTCATCTGACAAAATGCCAAAGCAATTCCTCAAAATTGAAAGTGAACATTCTTCGTTACAGGAGACTATAAAACGTTTTACTTCAAACTGTTTTAAAAAACCAATAATAATGACTGCACTTCAATATGAAACATTTGTGGAACAAGATTTATTGGAGCTGGAAGTTGATTATGAAATAATATTTTTGGAAGAGAATCAGAGAAATACTGCTATGCCTAGCATTCTAGCAGCGCTATATATTGAGCTTATTTATGGAGACGCGTTAATGTTGATTGCGCCATCTGATCACTATATATCGCCAAATTTTGCGATGAATAGTGTGATTGAACAGGCCATCTCATTTACAGAAGATAGTATCGTGATATTCGGAATCAAGCCAAATAGTCCAAGTACAGAATATGGCTATATAAGAGTAGGAAATATCATAAAGCATGATATAGCATATGAAGTAAAATCATTTAAAGAAAAGCCAGATATCGAGTCTGCAATATCATATATTCAGTCAGGGGAGTATTTTTGGAATTCTGGATATTTTTTAGTTAAAGCAAGTAAATATTTATCAGTAATTTATGATCTTGAGCCGGAAATATTACGGTATTGTAAAGAAGTATTTGCAGATAAGGTAAAGAACAAAATATATAATTTACGTGCCATAAATACAGAGTATGTTAAGTCTAGTATTAATAGATTGCAGAGAATGAATGTTGCATATGAAAATATAGAATGCTTAGGAACTGCAAGCAATAAGTCGATAGATGAGATTCTCAGTAAATCTAGGTGTGAATTAATGACAATGGTTGAGTTAAAAGAAATAGAGTGGGCAGATTTAGGCTCTTGGAAGTCTCGTTTTGAAGTTAGTAAGAAAGATGCAAAAAATAATTTTATAGCTGGTAAGAGTCTTTATCAAAGATTGTGTAAATTATAG
- a CDS encoding ankyrin repeat domain-containing protein produces MKDENMLSDLVYQQAYSAAKENAEALSKLIQEDKEEVKKLLNKQDDSGNTILHIAAQYNAKSLECLMYVFKDDAYKSLIEVKNNNGRIALHLAAECNADSLQLLINLYGNQVLEVKNSHGSIILHIATAYGNIEAVKLLIREFKEKMIEVKNNYGNTALHSAVNNVVALKLLFEKWWEFKEKLLEVRNNYGDTVLHYAIHNQESLEFLITVFGEKALDLKNNYGRTVLHLVAEYKAQLLKALIDTFPEKVKSLLKEVDNDGNTVLHLAVKNAESLKFLIDEFQDEVVRLLTVQNNRNSTVESLSKIV; encoded by the coding sequence ATGAAAGATGAAAATATGTTGAGTGATTTAGTATATCAGCAAGCATACAGCGCAGCTAAAGAAAATGCAGAGGCTTTAAGCAAATTGATACAAGAAGATAAGGAGGAAGTGAAGAAATTGCTGAATAAGCAGGATGATTCTGGGAATACAATACTGCATATTGCGGCGCAGTATAACGCAAAGTCGCTAGAATGTCTAATGTATGTATTTAAAGACGATGCATACAAAAGCCTAATTGAAGTGAAAAATAACAATGGCAGAATAGCGTTGCACTTGGCTGCTGAGTGTAACGCAGATTCGCTACAACTCTTGATAAATTTGTATGGAAATCAAGTGCTTGAAGTGAAAAATAGTCACGGCAGTATAATTCTGCATATAGCAACGGCTTACGGGAATATAGAAGCAGTAAAGCTCTTGATAAGAGAATTCAAAGAGAAAATGATCGAGGTGAAAAATAATTATGGCAACACAGCACTGCACAGTGCTGTTAATAATGTAGTTGCACTAAAGTTGTTGTTTGAGAAGTGGTGGGAATTTAAAGAGAAATTGCTTGAAGTGCGAAACAACTACGGTGATACAGTTCTGCACTATGCTATTCATAATCAAGAATCACTAGAATTCTTGATTACAGTATTTGGAGAGAAAGCGCTTGATTTAAAAAATAACTATGGAAGGACAGTACTGCACTTAGTCGCAGAGTATAAAGCACAGTTGCTAAAAGCTTTAATAGATACTTTTCCAGAAAAGGTAAAAAGCTTACTAAAAGAAGTAGATAATGATGGTAACACAGTACTGCACTTAGCTGTTAAGAATGCAGAATCATTGAAGTTCTTGATAGATGAGTTTCAAGATGAAGTGGTAAGGTTGCTTACTGTACAAAATAATCGTAACAGCACTGTAGAGTCTTTATCAAAGATTGTGTAA
- the grxD gene encoding Grx4 family monothiol glutaredoxin, with protein MSIHDYIRNEIESNDVVLFMKGSASQPACGFSSAVVRLLNKLNIKFKDIDVMTSSELREGVKTFANWPTIPQLYIKGQFIGGCDIVRQMYADGELLQLFRANGIEFSE; from the coding sequence ATGTCTATTCACGATTACATAAGAAATGAGATAGAGTCAAATGATGTAGTTTTATTTATGAAAGGGTCTGCAAGCCAGCCTGCTTGTGGTTTTTCATCTGCTGTTGTAAGGTTGCTGAATAAATTAAATATAAAGTTTAAAGACATTGATGTAATGACCAGCAGTGAGCTAAGAGAAGGTGTGAAGACATTTGCTAATTGGCCTACAATTCCTCAGCTCTATATTAAAGGGCAGTTTATAGGTGGTTGTGATATAGTACGTCAAATGTATGCAGATGGTGAGTTGCTGCAATTGTTTCGAGCAAATGGTATAGAATTTTCTGAGTAG
- a CDS encoding tyrosine recombinase XerC: MSKIRIDKAVELYITDWINQLQKQSAYSENTLNAYITDLFYFFKFVSNHYESSISKALLEQLIAQDFRAWLAFKKRKSLKSTSIARALSVVRNFYKYLEDNHQIINSAIWTVKAAKIPKSLPRALPCSAAIEATQVISHIASDTWVGARDSAILLLLYGCGLRIGEVLSIKKSDLPQLGSNIIIIRGKGRKERSIPLLPKVREALNKYLEECPYSVEDGPLFCGIRGGPLNPDVFRHTLKKLKKSLGLPSYTSPHAFRHSFATHLLQEGVDLRTIQELLGHKSLSTTQKYTKIDGVGLLSAYSKYHPRNKKNDKN, translated from the coding sequence ATGAGTAAAATTAGAATAGACAAAGCAGTTGAGCTATACATTACAGACTGGATCAATCAGCTTCAAAAGCAGTCTGCATATTCTGAAAACACTTTAAATGCATATATTACAGATCTATTTTATTTCTTTAAATTCGTTAGCAATCACTATGAATCCTCTATCTCAAAAGCGCTATTAGAACAATTAATAGCTCAAGATTTTAGAGCATGGCTTGCGTTTAAGAAACGTAAAAGCTTGAAATCTACATCTATTGCAAGGGCATTATCAGTAGTACGGAATTTTTATAAATACTTAGAAGATAATCACCAAATAATAAACTCAGCTATATGGACAGTCAAAGCTGCAAAAATACCCAAATCACTTCCTAGAGCCTTGCCATGCAGCGCGGCAATAGAAGCTACTCAAGTCATAAGCCACATTGCAAGTGACACATGGGTTGGCGCAAGAGACAGCGCAATACTATTACTTCTATACGGATGTGGTCTTCGTATAGGAGAAGTATTATCAATTAAGAAGTCTGACCTGCCACAGCTTGGCAGTAATATAATAATCATCCGCGGGAAAGGAAGAAAAGAAAGGAGCATACCACTTCTACCAAAGGTGAGAGAAGCTTTAAATAAATATCTAGAGGAATGCCCATATTCTGTAGAAGATGGTCCACTTTTTTGTGGCATTAGAGGAGGACCATTAAATCCAGATGTATTTCGACATACACTGAAGAAGCTAAAAAAAAGCTTGGGACTGCCGTCTTATACATCTCCACATGCATTCAGACATAGTTTTGCAACACATTTATTACAAGAAGGCGTTGATTTACGTACTATACAAGAATTACTTGGACATAAAAGCTTATCTACTACACAAAAATATACGAAAATAGATGGCGTTGGATTACTATCTGCATATTCAAAATATCACCCTAGAAATAAAAAAAATGATAAAAATTAG
- a CDS encoding transposase translates to MKTEKNKKINEAIDLLIEGGADLKTVLKQDGLIKELTKSILERALQAEMSEHLGYNKYDRSETENCRNGHYNKNLITENGSIELNIPRDREGKFAPVIVSKNQTRIDGLDQKIISLYAKGMSLSDIKIQLQELYGAEVSESLISRVTDDVIDEVRIWQSRPLEPLYPIVYFDWGLYQRLCKL, encoded by the coding sequence ATGAAGACAGAAAAGAATAAGAAAATAAATGAAGCGATAGATTTACTGATAGAAGGAGGAGCGGATTTAAAGACAGTACTGAAGCAGGATGGATTGATTAAGGAATTAACGAAGAGTATTTTGGAGAGAGCCTTGCAGGCAGAAATGTCTGAACACTTAGGTTATAACAAATATGATAGGTCTGAAACTGAGAATTGCAGGAATGGTCATTATAATAAGAATTTGATTACTGAGAATGGCAGTATCGAGTTAAATATTCCGCGAGATAGAGAAGGTAAATTTGCACCTGTAATTGTCTCCAAGAATCAAACAAGAATAGATGGTTTAGATCAAAAGATAATATCTCTGTATGCCAAGGGGATGAGTTTGTCTGATATCAAGATCCAATTACAAGAATTATATGGAGCAGAAGTTAGTGAGAGTTTAATTAGTAGGGTTACAGATGATGTAATTGATGAGGTTAGAATTTGGCAGAGTAGACCTCTTGAACCATTATATCCTATAGTATATTTTGATTGGGGTCTTTATCAAAGATTGTGTAAATTATAG
- a CDS encoding ankyrin repeat domain-containing protein: MELQMQEDKMQEIENLREQLAVFKMNGANPILTFANSTLDMDILREVFLQEKEQLLAEYNKEYDKYNILEKIFHMLHKLFGSEYKVHNINALDQYGNSVMHYVFGSPEIMDLVVKQCNADINVQNVNGENAVMKAAEYGRKESFEYLMKNGAVIDIVDNAMHQNILHKIAIQFKERDRDGQMYAVNILSKEKGILELLQAKDKDGKTPLNYAQENHLAAELSDKFTKLLKEHKLAFGDHTKSLEKRDNLPSKRSV, encoded by the coding sequence ATGGAACTACAAATGCAAGAAGACAAAATGCAGGAGATAGAAAATCTAAGAGAACAGTTAGCGGTGTTTAAAATGAACGGAGCAAATCCAATACTGACATTTGCCAATTCAACATTAGATATGGATATATTGAGAGAAGTTTTTTTGCAAGAGAAAGAACAGCTGCTTGCAGAGTATAATAAAGAATATGATAAATATAATATCCTAGAAAAGATCTTTCATATGTTGCACAAGTTATTCGGATCTGAATATAAAGTACACAATATTAATGCACTTGACCAGTATGGCAACAGTGTTATGCACTATGTGTTTGGTTCGCCGGAAATTATGGATCTTGTTGTAAAACAGTGTAATGCAGACATCAATGTACAGAATGTTAATGGGGAAAATGCAGTGATGAAAGCTGCTGAATATGGTAGAAAGGAATCATTTGAGTATTTGATGAAGAATGGTGCAGTTATCGATATTGTGGATAATGCAATGCATCAAAATATTTTACATAAGATCGCGATACAATTTAAGGAAAGAGATAGAGATGGACAGATGTATGCGGTAAATATTCTTTCAAAAGAAAAAGGGATTTTGGAACTTTTGCAAGCAAAAGATAAAGATGGAAAAACTCCATTGAATTATGCGCAGGAAAACCACTTAGCAGCCGAGTTATCAGATAAATTTACAAAATTGCTGAAAGAACATAAGCTTGCTTTTGGCGATCATACAAAGAGTTTAGAGAAGCGAGATAACCTTCCATCTAAAAGATCAGTTTAA
- a CDS encoding cytochrome b gives MPIFSFIQHLKDYRTPKNLNYAWNFGSMAMIILILQIATGLFLAMQYTPNVNLAFDSVENIMRNVNYGWLLRYMHAVGASMFFAVVYLHIARGLYYGSYQSPRELLWFFGLIIFVVMMATAFMGYVLPWGQMSFWGAKVITSLFSAIPFVGDDIVVWLWGGFSVDNPTLNRFFALHFLLPFVIVALVAIHIIALHIHGSNNPTGVDVKTKKDTIPFHPYYTVKDCFGFGVLFLVFFSFVFFSPNSLGHTDNYIEANPLSTPLHIVPEWYFLPFYAILRSVPDKLGGVIAMFGAIFILFALPWLDGSRVRSANYRPIFRLFTILFIIAFIILGYIGGKPPEDPYITIGQCCTAWYFLHLLVILPIVSRKEKTLTEPNSIDEHMKKSKC, from the coding sequence ATGCCTATTTTTTCTTTTATACAGCATCTAAAGGATTATAGAACGCCTAAAAATCTTAACTATGCCTGGAATTTTGGCTCCATGGCAATGATTATATTAATTCTACAAATAGCGACAGGTTTATTTCTTGCGATGCAATATACGCCGAACGTGAATTTAGCGTTCGATAGTGTAGAAAATATAATGCGTAATGTAAATTATGGGTGGCTACTCAGATATATGCATGCAGTTGGAGCTTCTATGTTTTTTGCTGTCGTATATTTGCATATAGCAAGAGGGCTTTATTACGGATCATATCAGTCACCTAGAGAGCTTTTATGGTTCTTTGGGTTGATAATTTTTGTTGTGATGATGGCAACGGCATTCATGGGTTATGTACTTCCTTGGGGACAAATGAGCTTTTGGGGCGCTAAGGTTATCACTAGTCTGTTTTCTGCTATACCATTTGTTGGAGATGATATAGTAGTGTGGCTTTGGGGCGGATTTTCAGTAGACAATCCTACGTTAAATAGGTTTTTTGCATTACACTTTTTGCTTCCTTTTGTAATAGTTGCTCTTGTTGCAATACATATCATAGCCCTGCATATACATGGCTCTAATAATCCAACTGGAGTAGATGTAAAAACAAAAAAGGATACAATACCATTTCATCCATATTATACTGTGAAGGATTGTTTTGGATTTGGAGTTCTCTTCTTAGTCTTTTTTTCATTTGTTTTCTTTAGTCCAAATAGTCTTGGACATACAGACAATTATATAGAGGCAAACCCTCTCTCTACACCGCTGCATATAGTACCGGAGTGGTACTTTTTACCGTTTTATGCTATACTGAGATCTGTTCCAGATAAATTAGGTGGCGTAATTGCAATGTTTGGAGCAATTTTCATTCTTTTTGCACTGCCTTGGCTTGATGGATCCAGAGTTAGAAGCGCAAATTATAGACCTATTTTTAGACTGTTCACAATTTTATTTATCATTGCATTTATAATTCTTGGTTATATTGGAGGAAAACCGCCTGAAGACCCATACATCACAATTGGTCAATGTTGTACAGCATGGTATTTTCTTCATTTGTTAGTCATTTTGCCTATAGTATCAAGAAAGGAGAAGACACTGACAGAACCAAATTCCATAGATGAACATATGAAGAAAAGTAAGTGCTGA
- a CDS encoding IS256 family transposase: MKTEKNKKINEAIDLLIEGGADLKTVLKQDGLIKELTKSILERALQAEMSEHLGYNKYDRSETENCRNGHYNKNLITENGSIELNIPRDREGKFAPVIVSKNQTRIDGLDQKIISLYAKGMSLSDIKIQLQELYGAEVSESLISRVTDDVIDEVRIWQSRPLEPLYPIVYFDCLIVKVRQDKQIINKSVYVALGIDLQGRKDILGLWISENEGSKFWLSNFTELKNRGLKDILIACSDNLTGMSEAICASYPKTEHQLCIVHQIRNSLKYVSYKDRKLLASDLKLIYSSATEDEAHLALESFDKKWSKRYPHIAKSWYNNWENLVIFLQYPESIRKIIYTTNAIESLNSQLRKVTRNKRVFPNDDSVFKVLYLTIDYITKKWTMPISNWNEAMAHFIIKFDGRF; this comes from the coding sequence ATGAAGACAGAAAAGAATAAGAAAATAAATGAAGCGATAGATTTACTGATAGAAGGAGGAGCGGATTTAAAGACAGTACTGAAGCAGGATGGATTGATTAAGGAATTAACGAAGAGTATTTTGGAGAGAGCCTTGCAGGCAGAAATGTCTGAACACTTAGGTTATAACAAATATGATAGGTCTGAAACTGAGAATTGCAGGAATGGTCATTATAATAAGAATTTGATTACTGAGAATGGCAGTATCGAGTTAAATATTCCGCGAGATAGAGAAGGTAAATTTGCACCTGTAATTGTCTCCAAGAATCAAACAAGAATAGATGGTTTAGATCAAAAGATAATATCTCTGTATGCCAAGGGGATGAGTTTGTCTGATATCAAGATCCAATTACAAGAATTATATGGAGCAGAAGTTAGTGAGAGTTTAATTAGTAGGGTTACAGATGATGTAATTGATGAGGTTAGAATTTGGCAGAGTAGACCTCTTGAACCATTATATCCTATAGTATATTTTGATTGTTTAATAGTTAAGGTAAGGCAAGATAAACAGATAATTAATAAATCAGTATATGTTGCGCTGGGTATAGATTTACAGGGCCGGAAAGATATTTTAGGATTATGGATAAGTGAGAATGAAGGATCTAAATTCTGGCTTAGTAATTTTACTGAATTGAAGAATCGAGGATTAAAAGATATATTAATTGCCTGTAGTGATAACCTGACTGGTATGTCTGAAGCTATATGCGCAAGTTATCCCAAAACTGAGCATCAGCTTTGTATAGTACATCAAATTAGAAATAGCCTGAAGTATGTATCATATAAAGACAGAAAATTATTGGCATCAGATTTAAAGCTTATTTATAGCTCTGCTACTGAAGATGAAGCGCATCTTGCCCTAGAATCTTTTGATAAGAAATGGAGTAAACGATATCCACATATAGCAAAATCCTGGTATAATAATTGGGAGAATCTTGTAATATTTCTGCAATATCCAGAGAGTATCCGTAAGATAATTTACACTACAAATGCTATAGAATCGCTGAATAGTCAGTTGAGAAAAGTTACAAGAAATAAGCGTGTTTTCCCAAATGATGATTCGGTATTCAAGGTTTTATACCTAACGATTGATTATATTACCAAAAAATGGACCATGCCTATCTCTAACTGGAATGAAGCTATGGCTCATTTTATAATCAAATTTGATGGGAGATTTTAA